Genomic window (Jeotgalibacillus haloalkalitolerans):
GGCTCAGGTGTTTACCAATATGGAGCTGACAACGACGGATCCTTCGTCCGAGACTGAGGTTACCAGAGAGGGTCGTCAGGTCACGGTGTTAAAAGAAGTTGACGGAGAGTGGAAGATCGCTTCGATTCAGTTTATTGCTGCGCCTTAAGCGTTTGAAACGAAGCATTCCGGTTATGATTAAATAATCACTGCTGAAGATTGGTGAGGAGGATTGCTGTCCGTCAGCGAAAAACAAGGTCCTTCATGGAACACATCAGCGTTATTTAGTTTTATAGTTAAGAAATGCATCTCAACAGGAGGTGCATTTTCTGTACATATCGACATATTTCCTGGGAAATGGAGTTGGAGAAAGTGAAAATTATTCGCGCGGACATATGGGGAATCCACCTGCCGTTAAAGGAACCGTTTGTTGTTTCATATGCAAGGTTTGATTCAATGCCATCTATTATTTTAAGGCTGACAACTGACAGTGGGCATGTAGGATATGGTGAAGCAGTACCCGATGAGCATGTGACAGGCGAGTCGTTTTACGGTTCGTTTGCGCTTTTAGAAAAAGTAATCGTGCCTGAAGTGACAGGGATGTCGCCTTTTCAAATGGAGGAAATTCACTCCCGCATGAATCGCGCGCTGAAAGGTAATCCTTCTATTAAAGCTGCTGTGGATATTGCGTGCTATGACCTGATGGGGAAAATCACAGGGCTGCCTGTGTATGAACTGATTGGCGGGAAAGCGCATGAAAAGCTTAGTTATCCGAAGGTGATTTCGATTGGTTCTCCTGAAAAAATGAGTGAGGCTGCATTCGCTGCACTTGAAAAAGGGTATGAGCACTTGAAAATCAAGCTGAGCGGGGATGCCGGACTTGATGTGGAGCGGTTAAAGGCCATCAGAGAAGCTGTTGGATATGACGTCCCAATCCGGGTTGATGTCAATCAGGGATGGGGAACTTATGAAACAGCTAAGCGGGCGCTTGATCAAACGGAATCGCTGCACCTGGACTGGGTTGAGCAGCCACTTTTACCTGAGGGTTTTATGGAGATGAATGAACTGCGCCAGTCAACGGTGACACCGCTTATGCTGGATGAGAGTATTTGTTCAGAAAAAGATTTGCAGCGTGCCATTGATATGCGTTCGGCAGATAAAATTAATCTAAAGCTGATGAAAAGCGGCGGCATTTATCCGGTTATTCATATGGCGAAAACGGCTGAAGCAGCAGGACTTGCCTGTCAGATTGGATCAATGGTGGAGTCTTCGATTGGCTCAGCAGCAGGATATCATGCTGCAATGGCCAGAAAG
Coding sequences:
- a CDS encoding mandelate racemase/muconate lactonizing enzyme family protein, whose product is MKIIRADIWGIHLPLKEPFVVSYARFDSMPSIILRLTTDSGHVGYGEAVPDEHVTGESFYGSFALLEKVIVPEVTGMSPFQMEEIHSRMNRALKGNPSIKAAVDIACYDLMGKITGLPVYELIGGKAHEKLSYPKVISIGSPEKMSEAAFAALEKGYEHLKIKLSGDAGLDVERLKAIREAVGYDVPIRVDVNQGWGTYETAKRALDQTESLHLDWVEQPLLPEGFMEMNELRQSTVTPLMLDESICSEKDLQRAIDMRSADKINLKLMKSGGIYPVIHMAKTAEAAGLACQIGSMVESSIGSAAGYHAAMARKNIETTELTGPLLFSKDPGNLQYEVPYVHLAEKPGTWR